A region of Pyxidicoccus parkwaysis DNA encodes the following proteins:
- a CDS encoding TadE/TadG family type IV pilus assembly protein, with amino-acid sequence MSRPTTPLRAGTEAQSGQAAVESAIVLPLFVFLILGILQLGLMHQARLMTKYAAYKAVRAGSLHNANVGEMEKAALAVLLPLVGTRTGGQDGIEIIRPVGSANEFNTKWSELATNEMPGVGLKYAEVMVCGPTKEDITAGGREFDFDDPANTAPGNWRESQRTKLRIQVTFNYRMIIPFADWVIYHAARGREIADVIRMGKPKAAEQARLAGRKFASAGVSESAYDDAAAQDVYIMPIRATYTMRMQSNYYLNTNSLPERNECKFPFHY; translated from the coding sequence ATGAGTCGTCCGACGACACCACTCCGCGCGGGGACGGAGGCGCAGTCGGGCCAGGCCGCGGTGGAGTCCGCCATCGTCCTGCCTCTGTTCGTCTTCCTCATCCTGGGCATCCTCCAGCTGGGGCTGATGCACCAGGCGCGGCTGATGACGAAATACGCCGCCTACAAGGCGGTGCGCGCCGGCTCATTGCACAACGCCAACGTCGGGGAGATGGAGAAGGCCGCGCTCGCGGTGCTGCTCCCCCTGGTGGGCACGCGCACCGGCGGCCAGGACGGTATCGAAATCATCCGCCCCGTAGGCAGCGCCAACGAGTTCAACACCAAATGGTCGGAGCTGGCGACGAACGAGATGCCCGGCGTCGGGCTCAAGTACGCCGAGGTCATGGTGTGTGGCCCCACGAAGGAGGACATCACCGCGGGCGGCAGGGAGTTCGACTTCGATGATCCGGCGAACACCGCGCCCGGCAACTGGCGGGAGAGCCAGCGCACCAAGCTGCGCATCCAGGTGACCTTCAACTACCGGATGATCATCCCCTTCGCGGACTGGGTCATCTACCACGCGGCCCGTGGGCGCGAAATCGCCGACGTGATTCGCATGGGCAAGCCCAAGGCCGCGGAGCAGGCCAGGCTGGCCGGGCGCAAGTTCGCCAGCGCGGGCGTCTCGGAGAGCGCGTACGACGACGCGGCCGCGCAGGACGTCTACATCATGCCCATCCGCGCCACGTACACGATGCGGATGCAATCCAATTACTACCTCAACACGAACAGCCTGCCCGAGAGGAACGAATGCAAGTTCCCGTTCCACTACTAG
- a CDS encoding DUF4388 domain-containing protein, whose protein sequence is MFPTPSQVLRQREGTLADTPFPLLLHSLMVEERTCTLELKVRQREKRIVFEDGAPVGCQSNLLHETLGKFLVEKGRLSEADYQKSLAESVSSGLQMGALLIQKSLISPFDLYKQLQANLAHKLLDCFRWTDAKYRLIADAETPDASVRMNTAQLILTGIANVMPFDAVATHFTFTDERRFGQMPGVEAGLKLSSKDARLFQALRQRPTFNELMERTGFDTETVLRRLYALCLLEVSGFVEDVDARAAKLASAPPATPAPAPIVVETPAPVQSAPQAQGTPFSDEDEKARNELVSAFLAHRSKDPFTLLEVTEDVQPVPLRKAFFAWADKHSPLRFQTPELREKAEALLAAYAKAFGALSDAEQNLLWRKRRAAQREKERGNNRPSTAEQFRIRTDLLDATTQFDEARRRLDARNFAGAFEYFEYACDIDPKPLYKAYRAFARYLMKPEAHGRLALQELQDVLREDPGMELGWSFLGEVGMGEGQWPLAEDAYRKAFKLNPKNRRYVELIQEIVKRR, encoded by the coding sequence ATGTTCCCCACGCCGTCGCAGGTGCTCCGCCAGCGTGAGGGCACGCTGGCCGACACGCCCTTCCCGCTGCTCCTGCACTCCCTCATGGTGGAGGAGCGCACCTGCACGTTGGAATTGAAGGTGCGCCAGCGCGAGAAGCGCATCGTCTTCGAGGACGGCGCGCCGGTGGGCTGCCAGTCCAACCTCCTGCACGAGACACTGGGCAAGTTCCTCGTGGAGAAGGGCCGGCTCTCCGAGGCGGACTACCAGAAGTCCCTGGCGGAGAGCGTGTCCTCGGGCCTGCAGATGGGCGCGCTGCTCATCCAGAAGTCGCTCATCAGCCCCTTCGACCTCTACAAGCAATTGCAGGCGAACCTGGCGCACAAGCTGCTCGACTGCTTCCGGTGGACGGACGCGAAGTACCGCCTCATCGCGGATGCGGAGACACCGGACGCGAGCGTGCGGATGAATACCGCGCAGCTCATCCTCACCGGCATCGCCAACGTCATGCCCTTCGACGCGGTGGCCACGCACTTCACCTTCACCGACGAGCGCCGCTTCGGGCAGATGCCCGGCGTGGAGGCGGGGCTCAAGCTGTCCTCCAAGGACGCGCGCCTCTTCCAGGCTCTGCGCCAGCGCCCCACCTTCAACGAGTTGATGGAGCGCACCGGCTTCGACACGGAGACGGTGCTGCGCCGGCTGTACGCGCTGTGCCTGCTGGAAGTCTCCGGCTTCGTGGAGGACGTGGACGCGCGCGCCGCGAAGCTGGCCTCCGCGCCGCCCGCCACTCCCGCGCCCGCCCCCATCGTCGTGGAGACACCGGCGCCCGTGCAGTCCGCGCCGCAGGCACAGGGCACGCCCTTCTCCGACGAGGACGAGAAAGCGCGCAACGAGCTGGTGAGCGCCTTCCTCGCGCACCGGAGCAAGGACCCCTTCACGCTGCTGGAAGTAACGGAGGACGTGCAGCCGGTGCCGCTGCGCAAGGCCTTCTTCGCCTGGGCGGACAAGCACTCGCCGCTGCGCTTCCAGACGCCGGAGCTGCGCGAGAAGGCGGAGGCGCTGCTGGCCGCGTACGCCAAGGCCTTCGGCGCGCTGTCGGACGCGGAGCAGAACCTCCTCTGGCGCAAGCGCCGCGCGGCGCAGCGAGAGAAGGAGCGCGGCAACAACCGCCCCAGCACGGCGGAGCAGTTCCGCATCCGCACGGACCTGCTGGATGCCACCACCCAGTTCGACGAGGCCAGGCGGCGGCTGGACGCGCGCAACTTCGCGGGTGCCTTCGAGTACTTCGAATACGCCTGCGACATCGACCCGAAGCCGCTCTACAAGGCCTACCGCGCCTTCGCGCGCTACCTGATGAAGCCGGAGGCCCACGGCCGCCTCGCGCTGCAGGAGCTGCAGGACGTGCTGCGTGAGGACCCGGGCATGGAGCTGGGCTGGTCCTTCCTGGGCGAGGTGGGCATGGGCGAGGGCCAGTGGCCGCTCGCGGAGGACGCCTACCGCAAGGCCTTCAAGCTCAACCCGAAGAATCGCCGCTACGTCGAGCTCATCCAGGAAATCGTCAAGCGGCGCTGA